The following coding sequences lie in one Osmerus mordax isolate fOsmMor3 chromosome 13, fOsmMor3.pri, whole genome shotgun sequence genomic window:
- the LOC136955659 gene encoding ankyrin repeat and BTB/POZ domain-containing protein 2-like, translating into MKILEDVSLDSGYGASNSGKSLSISSSRSRHSKAHASSPPPGTWWHHAGSLNGRTGSWDTDSAGPEDVEDILSKCPRLPELEEYPWTDQEVGDVMRKNGIEDASFSADAIHRLSVLLRRALLRISRETQRLSELHRRCTRFEVQSAARLVLSWGLAEKCVAGTVRAISLHCMRSGDTRRKLGKSERCGLTLSVGRFFRWMVDTRVSVRIHEYAAICMTACIESLAEEVGARVRMVMAHERGCGETHVTVTAEVVEGLVSNDTELWGVLQSYEHLICGKNASGELSVPGQVSWYLQGVQAPGGSREEVYLQMELSSLEHALLSTCVGTISELSDLVSQAMRHMHCFRTVGPTLSPARPANQQPVSWASDALHTLFYFLSSQEESLENPPTMALHRERHFLFLPPLVEWIRIAVAHAEHRRSLLVDSDDVTQTSRQLLPGMDCEPRQLWPECLPGSRAVPAEVLWAGLQQEQGFRMLASGRADLVTPASLLLGEEGGVNTLDLQGLSPLMFACASGDEALVQILIEAGARLDLQVPGCSPRNPSVHPDTRGWAALSFAVLHGHLSVAQLLLEAGAEVEGAAMTDGQHGSTETPLQLASAAGHYEMVSLLLGFGADPLVREEEVTGSSLDEDLNCFSCATAHGHRDVLIRLLGQLRVRCCVSVWCCW; encoded by the exons ATGAAGATCCTGGAAGACGTCAGTCTGGACTCGGGGTACGGAGCCTCGAACTCCGGTAAGTCTCTGAGCATCTCCTCGTCCCGATCCCGACACTCCAAGGCGCACGCGAGCTCCCCGCCGCCGGGGACGTGGTGGCACCATGCAGGCTCTCTGAACGGCAGGACCGGGAGTTGGGACACGGACAGCGCTGGACCGGAGGACGTGGAGGACATTCTCTCTAAATGCCCCCGGTTACCGGAGCTGGAAGAATACCCCTGGACCGATCAGGAGGTGGGTGACGTCATGCGTAAAAACGGCATCGAAGACGCCTCGTTCTCCGCAGACGCTATCCACCGTCTGTCTGTGCTTTTGCGGAGAGCTCTTCTTCGGATCTCACGTGAGACACAGAGACTCAGCGAGCTGCATCGGCGATGCACACGTTTTGAGGTCCAGAGTGCCGCGAGGCTGGTGTTGAGCTGGGGGCTCGCAGAGAAGTGCGTGGCGGGGACGGTGAGGGCCATCTCACTGCACTGCATGAGATCCGGTGACACGCGCCGTAAACTGGGCAAATCCGAACGCTGCGGGCTGACTCTCTCCGTAGGACGGTTTTTCCGGTGGATGGTGGACACCCGTGTGTCCGTCCGTATCCACGAGTACGCCGCGATATGCATGACCGCGTGCATAGAGAGCCTGGCAGAGGAGGTGGGCGCGCGGGTGCGCATGGTGATGGCGCACGAGAGGGGCTGCGGGGAAACCCATGTCACGGTGACCGCCGAGGTCGTGGAGGGGCTCGTGAGCAATGACACGGAGCTATGGGGGGTCCTGCAGAGCTACGAACACCTCATTTGCGGTAAAAACGCCAGCG gTGAGCTGTCCGTACCAGGCCAGGTGAGCTGGTACCTGCAGGGTGTCCAGGCTccaggggggagcagggaggaggtgtaCCTGCAGATGGAGCTTAGCAGCCTGGAACATGCCCTGCTTTCTACCTGTGTAGGAACCATCTCAGAGCTCA gtgaCCTGGTGTCTCAGGCCATGCGCCACATGCATTGCTTCCGAACAGTTGGCCCCACCCTCAGCCCTGCTCgaccagccaatcagcagccAGTATCATGGGCTTCGGACGCCCTGCACACTCTCTTCTACTTCCTGTCGTCCCAGGAAGAGTCCCTGGAGAACCCCCCTACCATGGCCCTgcacagagagag gcacttcctgttcctcccccctctcgtgGAGTGGATCCGGATTGCCGTGGCGCATGCTGAGCACCGAAGAAGCCTATTGGTGgacagtgatgatgtcacacagacATCTCGCCAGCTCCTCCCAGGGATGGACTGCGAGCCACGACAGCTGTG gCCAGAGTGCCTCCCAGGCAGCAGGGCAGTGCCTGCGGAGGTCCTCTGGGCCGGCCTACAGCAGGAGCAGGGCTTCAGGATGCTGGCCAGCGGGAGGGCCGACCTGGTGACACCAGCCTCgctgctgctgggggaggagggg ggggtcaacACCCTGGACCTGcag GGTCTGAGTCCTCTGATGTTTGCCTGTGCGTCTGGAGACGAGGCTCTGGTCCAGATCCTGATAGAGGCTGGGGCCCGGCTGGACCTGcag gttcCAGGATGCTCTCCCAGAAACCCCTCGGTCCACCCGGACACCCGGGGCTGGGCGGCCCTCAGCTTCGCTGTGCTGCATGGACACCTCTCTGTGGCTCAG TTGCTGCTGGAGGCGGgagcagaggtggagggagcTGCCATGACAGACGGGCAGCACGGCTCCACTGAGACTCCACTACAGCTGGCCTCTGCTGCTG gtcactatgagatggtgagcctgctgctggggtttggggctgACCCCCtggtcagggaggaggaggtcacaGGTTCCTCGCTGGACGAGGACCTCAACTGCTTCAGCTGCGCCACTGCTCAtggacacag GGACGTGTTGATCAGGCTGCTGGGCCAGCTGAG GGTCAGatgttgtgtttctgtttggtgcTGTTGGTGA